The genomic interval ACACGCCGCTGTATCAGTCGAACAGCTCCAGTACGGTCCGGGCCGTCGCCCGGTCGGCTGACTCCCCGAGCCTCGCCCTGGGCGCCGCGAGGACTCCCGCCGCGATTCGGGCGCCCAGCTGTTCGACGGCCGCCCGTTGCTCGTCGGTCAGTTCGCCCCCCAGCCGGGTCAGTGCCCGCTCGACCTGCGCCGTACTGACGGCCTCGGCCCGCCGGTCCAGGCAGTCGGCGGCCGTTTCGACGGGTGTCGTGGGCTCGTCGTCGCGCGTCGACACGGGTCAGCTGCCGGCCAGTCGGTCCGAGTACAGCGAGTATGTCATCACGAGGAAGCCGGCCGCCGTGAAAACGCTCTCGACCGCGGTGCTGACGACGAGCGGGACGCCGAGCAACTGGTTGAGGCTCCCGGCCAGCACCGCACCGGCGGTGACGAGCCCGATACCAACCGAGAGCACCCGCATCGCCGTCGCTCGAGTGCGTCTGTACGCCCGGCAGGTCAACGTCGTCAACACGAGGCCACAGGCCAGGGTCAACGTCTTGGTCGCGACTAGGAGGACCGTACTGGGATGGAGCATCTCGTATGGTAGTGCCATCGCCTCCGATAAATACAGCTCTCCGTGTTGTCAGAAGCTGGGAACGGTGGGGGGCTCACTTGACGTACAGCGAGTAGAGGATGACGCCGAGGCCGGCCGCAGTCATCGCGCTGGAGATGAAGACGCTGGTGACCAGCAGCTCCTCCCCGACGTACGTCCCCACCGCGAGGTCGAGTACCCCGCCGACGATAGCCCCGGTGGTAACGATGCCAAAGCCAAGCGTCAGCCAATAGTGCTGGGCGGCTCCGGTCCGGCGGTAGGCCCTATACGAGAAATGGGTGATGAGCCCGCCGAGTACCAGGATGAGCGTCTGCGCGACGACGACACCGATCTGTGAGCTTGGGATATGTACCATTGTCAGGTCTCCTTGCGCACTTCCGACCAGAGGTTTTCGAGGCGCTGGTCCGGCGACCGCGCCAGGTGGTCTATGTCGACCTCGAACTGGCGGGACTCGTCGAGCCCGATGACGACTGCCTCGAAGTCGACGGCGTACCGACTGGCGTGCTGGCCGTCGGACCGGACCTCGACTCCCTCGTGTAGCAGCGACGCCTCGGTCAGCAGTTCGAGCTTCCGGTAGGTTGTCGAGAGCGGGACTCCGCTCTCCTCGGATATCTTGCTCGCCGTCATCGGTTCGGAGAGCACCCTGACTATCTTCCGACAGTCCTCGTCGTCGAGCGCGTCGAGGACCGTCGTCAGTTCCGCAGTTGCCTCTTCGGCCAAGGGGTCCCGGACCATCCTTGGAGGAGTTCTCGTCCCGACCCTTTTAATCTAACCGGCTCGGGGAAGAGACGGCCCAAATACATCGATTTCGGGCGATTAGAATTAGATATCGTCTCGGGGATTTTATAAAACCCTCGGACAGTTCCCACCGTCCGGGAACAGTTCTGTCGGCCCGGGAACACCCGCCCGATAGTTTGTCCGCCGCCGCCGAACCATCGGATATGTCCGACACTGTCGGGAGCTCGACCACGGAATCCGGATGTGAGGAGACCGGACAGGCGACAGCGGACACGGGTTCTCAGGAGCTGGGAACGCACTGGCAGCGTTTTTTCCGTACCGAACGACCACCGGACATGGACGCGCTCGACCACACTGTAGACCACCCGCGCAGTGCGACCAGCAGGGAGTGGGAAGTGTTCTGCCGGGAGACCGAATCGGAGCCCCTCACCCACGTCGGCAGCGTGAGCGCGCCGACCGCAGCCGTCGCCCGCGAACAGGCCACGACGCTGTTTGGCCACGCCGTGGCGCTGTGGCTCTGTCCGGCCGACGGGACAGTCAGAGTTCAGGGGAGCGAGCT from Halomicroarcula saliterrae carries:
- a CDS encoding helix-turn-helix domain-containing protein, with the translated sequence MVRDPLAEEATAELTTVLDALDDEDCRKIVRVLSEPMTASKISEESGVPLSTTYRKLELLTEASLLHEGVEVRSDGQHASRYAVDFEAVVIGLDESRQFEVDIDHLARSPDQRLENLWSEVRKET
- a CDS encoding DUF7521 family protein; translation: MVHIPSSQIGVVVAQTLILVLGGLITHFSYRAYRRTGAAQHYWLTLGFGIVTTGAIVGGVLDLAVGTYVGEELLVTSVFISSAMTAAGLGVILYSLYVK
- a CDS encoding Htur_1727 family rSAM-partnered candidate RiPP; amino-acid sequence: MSDTVGSSTTESGCEETGQATADTGSQELGTHWQRFFRTERPPDMDALDHTVDHPRSATSREWEVFCRETESEPLTHVGSVSAPTAAVAREQATTLFGHAVALWLCPADGTVRVQGSELGVGETAAEGSDDAPTMDEGQMETETLQGGAE
- a CDS encoding DUF7521 family protein, whose translation is MALPYEMLHPSTVLLVATKTLTLACGLVLTTLTCRAYRRTRATAMRVLSVGIGLVTAGAVLAGSLNQLLGVPLVVSTAVESVFTAAGFLVMTYSLYSDRLAGS